One Gaiella occulta genomic region harbors:
- a CDS encoding MFS transporter: MVGKLFAQFAIVRVPEHRAYRDLLVARLISALGTWTAFFAVRIALYEQTQSALWVSILLFSELVPGVILGIAVGPLIDRWPRQRMMVLSDLGGAVTFGALPFVHSPAGICALSAAAGFAAAFFRPGCYASIPNLVAEDSLVAANALMQGVENLATLMGPVLAGVGVLLLGAGTVYGVNAVSFVVSALLIVRIGSRLQASVPARIGQTHWKEVRAGLSLVRHDLHLSSIFLIWSWATLAYTGVNVAEIVLARDAYGTGNVGFGIFVAFSALGILLGNIGSMWFIERLGVFGAYRASFLITAAGVALSAVSPGLALGSVGAVIFGAGNGIGLVCNVTLIQQTVTDDRRGQIFAVLGSLVQMFTLVGTLAAGPVTEAIGPRLTWGLSAALLVLGYVNAVVLTAVRTRRGRAASAAQPAAAQAAADGGGPGSPASAFERIATLMDEIESTREDEKRRRISRRRSRG; encoded by the coding sequence ATGGTCGGAAAGCTCTTCGCGCAATTCGCGATCGTCCGCGTCCCCGAGCACCGCGCCTACCGCGACCTGCTCGTCGCGCGGCTGATCTCCGCGCTCGGCACCTGGACCGCGTTCTTCGCGGTCCGCATCGCGCTCTACGAGCAGACGCAGTCGGCACTGTGGGTGTCCATCCTCCTCTTCTCCGAGCTCGTGCCGGGCGTCATCCTCGGCATCGCGGTGGGACCGCTGATCGACCGCTGGCCGCGCCAGCGGATGATGGTGCTCTCCGACCTCGGCGGCGCCGTGACCTTCGGCGCCCTGCCGTTCGTGCACTCGCCCGCCGGCATCTGCGCCCTCTCCGCCGCGGCCGGCTTCGCCGCCGCCTTCTTCCGGCCGGGCTGCTATGCGTCGATCCCGAACCTCGTCGCGGAGGACTCGCTGGTCGCGGCGAACGCGCTCATGCAGGGCGTCGAGAACCTCGCGACGCTGATGGGGCCCGTGCTCGCGGGCGTCGGCGTCCTCCTGCTCGGCGCCGGCACCGTGTACGGCGTCAACGCCGTCAGCTTCGTCGTCTCGGCTCTCCTCATCGTGCGCATCGGCTCGCGGCTGCAGGCGAGCGTGCCGGCACGGATCGGACAGACGCACTGGAAGGAGGTTCGCGCAGGGCTCTCGCTCGTCCGCCACGACCTCCACCTGTCATCGATCTTCCTCATCTGGAGCTGGGCGACGCTCGCCTACACCGGCGTCAACGTCGCCGAGATCGTGCTGGCACGCGACGCCTACGGCACGGGGAACGTCGGCTTCGGCATCTTCGTGGCGTTCTCGGCGCTCGGCATCCTGCTCGGCAACATCGGCTCGATGTGGTTCATCGAGCGCCTGGGGGTGTTCGGCGCCTACCGCGCCTCCTTCCTGATCACCGCCGCGGGCGTCGCCCTCTCCGCGGTGAGCCCCGGCCTCGCCCTCGGCTCCGTCGGCGCGGTGATCTTCGGGGCCGGCAACGGGATCGGCCTCGTGTGCAACGTGACGCTGATCCAGCAGACCGTGACCGACGACCGGCGCGGCCAGATCTTCGCCGTGCTCGGCAGCCTGGTGCAGATGTTCACGCTCGTCGGCACGCTGGCGGCCGGCCCCGTCACGGAGGCGATCGGGCCGCGGCTCACGTGGGGTCTGAGCGCGGCGCTGCTCGTGCTCGGCTACGTCAACGCCGTCGTGCTGACCGCGGTGCGCACCCGGCGCGGCCGGGCCGCATCCGCCGCGCAGCCCGCCGCGGCTCAGGCCGCCGCGGACGGCGGGGGCCCCGGCAGCCCTGCGAGCGCGTTCGAGCGCATCGCCACGCTGATGGACGAGATCGAGAGCACGCGCGAGGACGAGAAGAGGCGCAGGATCAGCCGGCGTCGTAGCCGAGGATAG
- the metH gene encoding methionine synthase has protein sequence MRRVAAVRGGEVRTTERLRQLMGERIVVLDGAWGTMIQEAGLAPEEYRGTRFAGHHRDVAGDPDVLALTRPDLLREIHDAYLAAGADITTTNTFTATSIGQADYGLDGFVGEINREAARIARAACDAVATAERPRFVAGSLGPLNVTLSLSPRVDDPAYRARTFDEVRDAYAEQIAGLAEGGVDLLLVETVFDTLNAKAAIVAAKDVAPELPLVISLTIVDRSGRTLSGQTVDAFWIAIEHADPLAVGINCSLGATEMRPHLAALARIAPVPVICYPNAGLPNAFGGYDETAEETSDLLRGFAVDGLVNGVGGCCGTTPEHIRQIASKLAGLAPRAIPPRDARPRFSGLEPFVVDEDTSFVIVGERTNVTGSARFRGLVESGDWQQAVDVALEQVRGGANLLDVNMDADLLDGERAMTTFLNLVATEPEVARLPIMIDSSRWSVIQAGLRCIQGKGVVNSISLKEGEDEFLARAREVRRFGAAAVVMAFDERGQAETPERKVEILGRAYDLLVGECGFAPSDVILDPNILAVATGIEEHDLFARHFIEAIPALKERCPGALVSGGISNLSFSFRGNPRVREAMHSAFLYHAIHAGLDMGIVNAGQLAVYEDIPPELLEAVEDVLLVRRADATERLVSLAETVRGEGTRRELDLSWREAPVAERLAHALVHGIVDFIEEDVEEARRAAERPLDVIEGPLMDGMKIVGDRFGDGRMFLPQVVKSARAMKRAVAYLEPFMEAEQEGGSAAGKVVLATVRGDVHDIGKNIVGVVLGCNGYEVIDLGVMVPADRILDTAVEEGCDIVGLSGLITPSLDEMVSVAKEMERRGLELPLLIGGATTSRQHTAVRIAPAYRRPTVHVLDASRVVGVVGSLLDPGRRASLDEANRAEQERLRALYAEKESKPLLPLRAARERRSPIEWRAEDVATPAFTGVRTVSPAVWELRPYIDWQFFFHAWELKGRFPAILDDPVQGAAARDLLQAANALLDAHGTQLRAEGAYGFWPAVAEGDDIVLADGARFPMLRRQADPADSRPCPSLADFVAPSEAGLADYVGAFAVAIHGAEELATQFESEHDVYQAILVKAVADRLAEAFAEWLHERARREWYAADERLAGDDLAAERYRGIRPAFGYPACPDHSEKARLFALLGAGAAGIELTESYAMMPAAAVSGIYLGHPQARYFAVGRIGRDQVEDYAARKGVPVAEAERWLRPILGYDAG, from the coding sequence ATGCGCAGGGTCGCAGCCGTCAGAGGAGGCGAAGTGCGTACGACGGAACGACTGAGGCAGCTGATGGGGGAGCGAATCGTCGTGCTCGACGGGGCCTGGGGCACGATGATCCAGGAGGCCGGGCTCGCGCCCGAGGAGTACCGCGGCACCCGCTTCGCCGGGCACCACCGGGACGTGGCCGGCGACCCCGACGTGCTGGCCCTGACGCGCCCCGACCTGCTGCGGGAGATCCACGACGCGTATCTCGCCGCCGGCGCGGACATCACCACCACGAACACGTTCACGGCGACCTCGATCGGTCAGGCCGACTACGGTCTCGACGGCTTCGTCGGCGAGATCAACCGGGAGGCGGCGCGCATCGCGCGCGCGGCCTGCGACGCGGTCGCGACCGCCGAGCGGCCGCGCTTCGTCGCCGGCTCGCTCGGACCGCTCAACGTCACGCTCTCGCTGTCGCCGCGGGTCGACGATCCGGCCTACCGCGCGCGCACCTTCGACGAGGTGCGCGACGCCTACGCGGAGCAGATCGCCGGCCTCGCGGAGGGCGGCGTCGACCTGCTGCTCGTCGAGACCGTGTTCGACACGCTCAACGCCAAGGCGGCGATCGTGGCCGCCAAGGACGTCGCCCCGGAGCTGCCGCTCGTGATCTCGCTCACCATCGTCGACCGCAGCGGGCGCACGCTCTCGGGGCAGACGGTCGACGCCTTCTGGATCGCGATCGAGCACGCGGACCCGCTCGCCGTCGGGATCAACTGCTCGCTCGGCGCGACCGAGATGCGTCCGCATCTCGCCGCGCTGGCGCGGATCGCGCCCGTTCCGGTGATCTGCTATCCGAACGCCGGGCTGCCGAACGCCTTCGGCGGCTACGACGAGACGGCGGAGGAGACATCCGACCTCCTGCGCGGATTCGCCGTGGACGGCCTCGTCAACGGCGTCGGCGGCTGCTGCGGCACCACACCAGAGCATATTCGACAAATTGCAAGCAAGCTGGCGGGACTCGCGCCGCGCGCGATCCCGCCGCGTGACGCGCGGCCCCGCTTCAGCGGGCTCGAGCCCTTCGTCGTCGACGAGGACACATCGTTCGTGATCGTGGGCGAGCGCACGAACGTGACCGGCTCGGCACGGTTCCGCGGGCTCGTGGAGAGCGGCGACTGGCAGCAGGCCGTCGACGTCGCGCTCGAGCAGGTGCGCGGCGGCGCGAACCTGCTCGACGTCAACATGGACGCCGACCTGCTCGACGGCGAGCGCGCGATGACGACGTTCCTCAACCTCGTCGCCACCGAGCCGGAAGTTGCGCGGCTTCCGATCATGATCGACTCGTCGCGCTGGTCGGTGATCCAGGCGGGCCTGCGCTGCATCCAGGGCAAGGGGGTCGTCAACTCCATCTCGCTCAAGGAGGGCGAGGACGAGTTCCTCGCGCGAGCTCGAGAGGTGCGGCGCTTCGGCGCCGCGGCGGTCGTGATGGCCTTCGACGAGCGCGGGCAGGCCGAGACGCCGGAGCGGAAGGTCGAGATCCTCGGACGCGCCTACGACCTGCTCGTCGGGGAGTGCGGCTTTGCGCCGTCCGACGTCATCCTCGACCCGAACATCCTCGCCGTCGCCACGGGGATCGAGGAGCACGACCTGTTCGCCCGCCACTTCATCGAGGCGATCCCGGCGCTGAAGGAGCGCTGTCCCGGCGCGCTCGTCTCCGGCGGCATCTCGAACCTCTCGTTCTCGTTCCGCGGCAACCCGCGCGTGCGCGAGGCGATGCACTCGGCCTTCCTCTACCACGCCATCCACGCGGGGCTCGACATGGGCATCGTCAACGCCGGCCAGCTCGCGGTGTACGAGGACATCCCGCCCGAGCTGCTCGAGGCGGTGGAGGACGTGCTGCTCGTGCGTCGTGCCGACGCGACCGAGCGGCTCGTCTCGCTCGCCGAGACGGTCAGGGGCGAGGGCACGCGCAGGGAGCTCGACCTCTCCTGGCGCGAGGCGCCCGTGGCAGAGCGGCTCGCGCACGCGCTCGTGCACGGGATCGTGGACTTCATCGAGGAGGACGTCGAGGAGGCGCGGCGTGCCGCCGAGCGCCCGCTCGACGTGATCGAGGGCCCGTTGATGGACGGGATGAAGATCGTGGGTGACCGCTTCGGCGACGGCCGCATGTTCCTGCCGCAGGTCGTCAAGAGCGCCCGCGCGATGAAGCGCGCCGTCGCCTACCTCGAGCCGTTCATGGAGGCGGAGCAGGAGGGGGGCAGCGCGGCCGGCAAGGTCGTGCTCGCGACGGTGCGGGGCGACGTGCACGACATCGGCAAGAACATCGTCGGCGTCGTGCTCGGCTGCAACGGCTACGAGGTGATCGATCTCGGCGTGATGGTGCCGGCCGACAGGATCCTCGACACGGCGGTGGAGGAGGGCTGCGACATCGTCGGCCTCTCCGGCCTGATCACGCCGTCTCTCGACGAGATGGTCTCGGTGGCGAAGGAGATGGAGCGGCGCGGCCTCGAGCTGCCGCTGCTGATCGGCGGTGCGACGACGTCGCGTCAGCACACCGCCGTGCGCATCGCGCCCGCCTACCGCCGGCCGACCGTGCACGTCCTCGACGCCTCGCGGGTGGTCGGCGTCGTCGGCAGCCTGCTCGACCCCGGGCGCCGCGCGTCGCTCGACGAGGCGAACCGCGCCGAGCAGGAGCGGCTGCGGGCCCTGTACGCCGAGAAGGAGAGCAAGCCGCTGCTGCCGCTGCGGGCGGCGCGCGAGCGGCGCTCGCCGATCGAGTGGCGCGCCGAGGACGTCGCGACGCCGGCGTTCACCGGCGTGCGCACGGTCTCACCCGCCGTCTGGGAGCTGCGGCCGTACATCGACTGGCAGTTCTTCTTCCACGCCTGGGAGCTGAAGGGACGCTTCCCGGCGATCCTCGACGATCCCGTGCAGGGCGCCGCCGCGCGCGACCTGTTGCAGGCGGCGAACGCGCTGCTCGACGCGCACGGCACGCAGCTGCGCGCGGAGGGGGCATACGGGTTCTGGCCGGCCGTGGCGGAAGGGGACGACATCGTGCTTGCCGACGGCGCTCGCTTCCCCATGCTGCGGCGCCAGGCCGACCCTGCCGACAGCCGCCCCTGCCCGTCGCTCGCGGACTTCGTGGCGCCATCCGAGGCGGGCCTCGCCGACTACGTCGGCGCCTTCGCGGTCGCTATCCACGGTGCGGAGGAGCTTGCGACGCAGTTCGAGAGCGAGCACGACGTCTACCAGGCGATCCTCGTCAAGGCGGTCGCCGACCGCCTCGCAGAGGCGTTCGCGGAATGGCTGCACGAGCGCGCCCGGCGCGAGTGGTACGCCGCCGACGAGCGTCTCGCCGGCGACGATCTCGCCGCCGAGCGCTATCGCGGCATCCGGCCGGCGTTCGGCTACCCGGCCTGTCCCGACCATTCGGAGAAGGCGCGCCTGTTCGCGCTGCTCGGCGCCGGCGCGGCGGGGATCGAGCTCACGGAGAGCTATGCGATGATGCCCGCGGCCGCCGTCAGCGGCATCTACCTCGGCCACCCGCAGGCACGGTACTTCGCGGTCGGCCGCATCGGGCGCGATCAGGTGGAGGACTACGCCGCCCGCAAGGGCGTGCCGGTCGCCGAGGCGGAGCGGTGGCTGCGCCCTATCCTCGGCTACGACGCCGGCTGA
- a CDS encoding two-component system sensor histidine kinase NtrB: protein MDRRSARSGHASIDLGRVVDTMADGVVVCDRHGTIVYASEGLAVLLGYRPDELVSQPLETIVPDRLAARHEGLRREYVESPATRSMGVGLELAARHRCGRVVPVEVGLSSFGAGSEMRVVAVVRDVSERRRSEAARRRLERDLLQARKMEALGRLARGVAHDFNNILQAVGGTAALALEHADGRLREDLETIVASAAQGRELTSQLLMFGRPDAGAPELLDLQRELAELLPVLRRFVPKRVEVRIECPPDVAGVCVSRVHLEQILMNLVVNAGEAIEGDGEVTVRVADTRARLRPDSLPSVEEEAVEIAVVDTGPGMSEDTLACLFDPFYTTKPGGTGIGLSIVYELVSQAGGRISARSLAPAGAELLVLLPAFRPPHPSAPCPGV from the coding sequence ATGGACCGTCGTTCGGCGAGGTCGGGGCATGCGTCGATCGATCTCGGTCGGGTCGTCGACACCATGGCCGACGGTGTCGTGGTCTGCGACCGCCACGGGACGATCGTCTACGCCAGCGAGGGGCTCGCCGTGCTCCTCGGCTACCGACCGGACGAGCTCGTCTCCCAGCCGCTGGAGACGATCGTCCCCGATCGTCTGGCGGCGCGCCACGAGGGGCTGCGGCGCGAGTACGTCGAGTCGCCGGCGACCCGAAGCATGGGAGTCGGACTGGAGCTTGCCGCGCGCCATCGCTGCGGGCGCGTCGTTCCCGTCGAGGTCGGGCTCTCCTCGTTCGGCGCCGGGAGCGAGATGCGCGTCGTGGCGGTCGTCCGCGATGTCTCGGAGCGGCGCAGATCGGAGGCCGCGAGACGCAGGCTCGAACGAGATCTGTTGCAGGCGAGGAAGATGGAGGCGCTCGGGCGCCTCGCCCGTGGCGTCGCCCACGATTTCAACAACATCCTGCAGGCGGTCGGCGGGACCGCGGCGCTCGCGCTGGAGCACGCCGACGGCCGGCTCCGCGAGGACCTCGAGACGATCGTCGCCTCGGCCGCGCAGGGCCGCGAGCTCACCTCGCAGTTGCTCATGTTCGGCCGGCCCGACGCGGGAGCACCCGAGCTTCTCGACCTGCAGCGGGAGCTGGCGGAGCTCCTCCCCGTGCTCAGGCGATTCGTGCCGAAGCGCGTCGAAGTGCGCATCGAGTGTCCGCCCGACGTCGCCGGCGTCTGCGTCTCCCGCGTGCACCTCGAGCAGATCCTCATGAACCTCGTCGTCAACGCCGGTGAGGCGATCGAGGGCGACGGCGAGGTGACCGTCCGGGTCGCGGACACGCGTGCCAGGCTGCGGCCCGACTCCTTGCCCTCCGTCGAGGAGGAGGCTGTCGAGATCGCCGTCGTCGACACCGGCCCCGGCATGTCCGAGGACACGCTGGCGTGTCTCTTCGATCCGTTCTACACGACGAAGCCGGGCGGCACAGGCATCGGCCTGTCGATCGTCTACGAGCTCGTGAGCCAGGCCGGCGGCCGGATCTCGGCACGATCCCTCGCTCCCGCGGGCGCGGAGCTCCTCGTCCTGCTCCCGGCCTTCCGGCCCCCGCACCCGTCCGCGCCGTGCCCGGGCGTCTAG
- a CDS encoding LuxR C-terminal-related transcriptional regulator, translated as MVPVIVVSGELTIAGWSVGAEELTGLPRREVEGKACWDVLRLRRADGKAICAAECAVHQRALAGTCAIESRALLRPDVAGGREVSVVTMPLDAGSSRMVAHVLIPAPAPGMDGEQAVALSPRQLEVLRHLEAGLATKEIAGELGLSPHTVRNHVQSILRALGVPTRARAINRARSLGLL; from the coding sequence TTGGTTCCGGTCATCGTCGTCAGCGGAGAGCTGACGATCGCCGGGTGGTCGGTTGGCGCCGAGGAGCTCACCGGGCTTCCCCGCCGCGAGGTCGAGGGGAAGGCGTGCTGGGACGTCCTGCGACTGCGCCGCGCCGACGGGAAGGCGATCTGCGCGGCCGAGTGCGCCGTCCACCAGCGTGCGCTCGCGGGCACGTGCGCGATCGAGTCGCGCGCGCTGCTCCGGCCGGATGTCGCCGGCGGGCGCGAGGTGAGTGTCGTCACGATGCCACTCGACGCCGGCTCCTCGCGGATGGTCGCTCATGTCCTCATTCCCGCCCCTGCGCCGGGCATGGACGGCGAGCAGGCGGTCGCATTGAGCCCGCGGCAGCTGGAGGTCCTGCGCCACCTCGAGGCCGGGCTGGCGACGAAGGAGATCGCCGGGGAGCTCGGGCTCTCGCCGCACACGGTGCGCAACCACGTGCAGTCGATCCTGCGGGCGCTCGGGGTGCCGACACGGGCTCGCGCGATCAACCGCGCCCGCAGCCTCGGGCTCCTGTAG
- the atpC gene encoding ATP synthase F1 subunit epsilon, which yields MADVHPKFDVSVVTPDGPAFEGEAEMLIVPGAAGEIGVLARHAPLVATLKAGSTRVHLGNNEVLEFATGPGFFKVETDRALALVDDAVNVKEIDDARAQAQLAAAKAELEKIEAGESTVDRWQLEQRVRHAENQLAVSGRTIG from the coding sequence ATGGCAGACGTCCATCCCAAGTTCGACGTCTCCGTCGTCACCCCCGACGGGCCCGCGTTCGAGGGCGAGGCGGAGATGCTGATCGTCCCCGGCGCCGCCGGGGAGATCGGTGTGCTCGCCCGCCATGCGCCGCTCGTGGCGACGTTGAAGGCGGGGTCGACGCGCGTGCATCTCGGCAACAACGAGGTGCTCGAGTTCGCGACCGGCCCCGGCTTCTTCAAGGTCGAGACCGACAGGGCACTCGCCCTCGTCGACGACGCCGTCAACGTCAAGGAGATCGACGACGCCCGCGCCCAGGCGCAGCTCGCCGCCGCGAAGGCCGAGCTCGAGAAGATCGAGGCCGGCGAGTCGACGGTCGACCGCTGGCAGCTCGAGCAGCGCGTCCGCCACGCCGAGAACCAGCTCGCGGTCTCCGGGCGCACGATCGGCTAG
- the atpD gene encoding F0F1 ATP synthase subunit beta: MSTENGANTGKIIEIKGVVIDAVFPDTLPEILNALEIQVSRPDGSSTTLVAEVQQHLGDDRVRAVAMDSTDGLARGVDVVDSGRAISVPVGAPTLGRIWNVIGQAVDEKPEPENMERWPIHRDPPAFRDLSPKIEIFETGIKVIDLIAPYIKGGKVGLFGGAGVGKTVTIMELIHNLAKEHGGLSVFAGVGERTREGNDLYLEMSESGVIDKTALVYGQMNEPPGARLRVALSGLTMAEYFRDQGQDVLLFIDNIFRFVQAGSEVSALLGRMPSAVGYQPTLATEMGQLQERITSTLTGSVTSVQAVYVPADDLTDPAPAATFAHLDATTVLSRAIVEKGIYPAVDPLDSTSRALQPGIVSDEHYATATGVQQILQRYKDLQDIIAILGMDELTDEDKLVVSRARKVERFLSQPNFVAEQFTGTPGEYVKLEDTIKGFAEIIDGKHDELPEAAFYMVGTIEQAVEKARKLEQVAA, translated from the coding sequence ATGTCCACCGAGAACGGTGCCAACACCGGCAAAATCATCGAGATCAAGGGCGTCGTGATCGACGCGGTGTTCCCGGACACCCTGCCCGAGATCCTCAACGCCCTCGAGATCCAGGTTTCGCGGCCCGACGGGTCGAGCACGACGCTCGTCGCGGAGGTGCAGCAGCACCTCGGTGACGACCGCGTGCGGGCCGTCGCGATGGACTCCACCGACGGCCTCGCGCGCGGGGTCGACGTCGTCGACAGCGGGCGCGCGATCTCCGTTCCCGTGGGCGCGCCCACGCTCGGGCGCATCTGGAACGTGATCGGGCAGGCGGTGGACGAGAAGCCGGAGCCGGAGAACATGGAGCGCTGGCCGATCCACCGCGATCCGCCGGCGTTCCGCGACCTCTCGCCGAAGATCGAGATCTTCGAGACCGGCATCAAGGTGATCGACCTCATCGCCCCGTACATCAAGGGCGGGAAGGTCGGCCTGTTCGGCGGCGCCGGCGTGGGCAAGACGGTGACGATCATGGAGCTGATCCACAACCTCGCCAAGGAGCACGGCGGCCTGTCGGTGTTCGCCGGCGTGGGCGAGCGCACGCGCGAGGGCAACGACCTCTACCTCGAGATGAGCGAGTCGGGCGTGATCGACAAGACCGCGCTCGTCTACGGCCAGATGAACGAGCCGCCCGGCGCGCGCCTCCGCGTCGCGCTCTCGGGACTCACGATGGCGGAGTACTTCCGCGACCAGGGCCAGGACGTGCTCCTGTTCATCGACAACATCTTCCGCTTCGTGCAGGCGGGCTCCGAGGTGTCGGCGCTTCTCGGCCGCATGCCGAGCGCCGTCGGCTACCAGCCGACGCTCGCCACCGAGATGGGCCAGCTGCAGGAGCGCATCACCTCCACGTTGACGGGATCCGTGACGTCGGTGCAGGCCGTCTACGTGCCTGCCGACGACCTCACCGACCCGGCCCCGGCGGCCACGTTCGCCCACCTCGACGCGACGACGGTGCTGTCGCGCGCGATCGTGGAGAAGGGCATCTACCCGGCCGTCGACCCGCTCGACTCGACCTCGCGCGCGCTGCAGCCGGGCATCGTCTCGGACGAGCACTACGCGACGGCGACCGGCGTGCAGCAGATCCTGCAGCGCTACAAGGACCTGCAGGACATCATCGCGATCCTCGGCATGGACGAGCTCACCGACGAGGACAAGCTCGTCGTCTCGCGCGCCCGCAAGGTCGAGCGCTTCCTCTCGCAGCCGAACTTCGTCGCCGAGCAGTTCACGGGCACCCCGGGCGAGTACGTCAAGCTCGAGGACACGATCAAGGGCTTCGCCGAGATCATCGACGGCAAGCACGACGAGCTGCCCGAGGCGGCGTTCTACATGGTCGGCACGATCGAGCAGGCCGTGGAGAAGGCGCGCAAGCTCGAGCAGGTGGCGGCGTAG
- a CDS encoding ABC transporter ATP-binding protein: MSDELLVVENLQKHFPITQGIVFQREVAAVKAVDGVSFTVNRGETLGVVGESGCGKSTMARCIARLLDPTGGKIVFDGVDITRLSRAEMRPVRREMMMVFQDPYASLNARKRVGFIVGEPLEVHGIGTDAERKRRVQELLEIVGLNPEHYNRFPHEFSGGQRQRIGVARALAANPKLIICDEPVSALDVSVQAQILNLLRDLQREFGLTYLFIAHDLNVVRHISDRVMVMYLGKVAEVGDGRSLYDDPKHPYTGALLSAVPIPNPELGRRRRAIVLEGDVPNPINPPSACRFHPRCPRFVAGTCDVDEPQLRSFGGRHQAACHFPLERWPMTVEEIRRPAGSAVAP, translated from the coding sequence GTGAGCGACGAGCTGCTCGTCGTCGAGAACCTGCAGAAGCACTTCCCGATCACGCAGGGGATCGTCTTCCAGCGGGAGGTGGCGGCCGTGAAGGCCGTCGACGGCGTCAGCTTCACCGTCAACCGCGGGGAGACGCTCGGCGTGGTGGGGGAGTCCGGCTGCGGCAAGTCGACGATGGCGCGCTGCATCGCGCGCCTGCTCGACCCGACCGGCGGCAAGATCGTCTTCGACGGCGTCGACATCACGCGCCTCTCGCGCGCCGAGATGCGTCCCGTACGCCGCGAGATGATGATGGTGTTCCAGGATCCCTACGCGTCGCTGAACGCGCGCAAGCGCGTCGGCTTCATCGTCGGCGAGCCGCTCGAGGTGCACGGCATCGGGACGGATGCGGAGCGCAAGCGCCGCGTGCAGGAGCTGCTCGAGATCGTGGGCCTCAACCCCGAGCACTACAACCGCTTCCCGCACGAGTTCTCGGGCGGCCAGCGCCAGCGCATCGGCGTCGCCCGCGCGCTCGCGGCCAACCCGAAGCTGATCATCTGCGACGAGCCCGTCTCGGCGCTCGACGTCTCCGTGCAGGCGCAGATCCTCAACCTGCTCAGGGACCTGCAGCGCGAGTTCGGCCTCACCTACCTGTTCATCGCGCACGACCTCAACGTCGTCCGCCACATCTCCGACCGCGTCATGGTGATGTACCTCGGCAAGGTCGCCGAGGTGGGTGACGGTCGCAGCCTCTACGACGATCCCAAGCACCCGTACACCGGCGCGCTGCTCTCCGCCGTGCCGATCCCGAACCCCGAGCTCGGCCGCCGGCGCAGGGCGATCGTGCTGGAAGGGGACGTCCCGAACCCGATCAACCCGCCTTCGGCGTGCCGCTTCCACCCGCGCTGCCCGCGCTTCGTGGCCGGCACGTGCGACGTCGACGAGCCGCAGCTGCGCTCGTTCGGCGGCCGGCACCAGGCTGCGTGCCACTTCCCGCTCGAGCGCTGGCCGATGACGGTCGAGGAGATCCGCCGGCCGGCGGGCTCCGCCGTTGCGCCCTGA
- a CDS encoding ABC transporter ATP-binding protein, which produces MALLDVRDLRTSFKTDDGIVQAVDGVSFSVDSGQTLGIVGESGCGKSVTSLTIMGLNNPRSATSSGQALFAGEDLLQASAHRLRELRGSKIAMIFQDPMTSLNPVKTIGWQLVEAVLLHHDISRKEARERALNALVEVGIPRPEKRIDDYPHQFSGGMRQRVMIAMALINDPALLIADEPTTALDVTTQAQILELMRMLQEEHGTAIIMITHDLGVIAEIADDVAVMYAGRIVEEAAVTELFNTPRHPYTWGLLGSLPRMDVETDHLVQVPGQPPSLLTPPPGCRFHPRCAFAMSVCHSKAPTLTTAPGSPTHLDACFLDEGAKTREAERLLAGMGARAS; this is translated from the coding sequence ATGGCGCTGCTCGACGTACGCGACCTGCGCACGAGCTTCAAGACCGACGACGGCATCGTCCAGGCGGTCGACGGCGTCTCGTTCTCGGTCGACAGCGGGCAGACGCTCGGGATCGTCGGCGAGTCGGGCTGCGGCAAGAGCGTCACCTCGCTCACGATCATGGGTCTCAACAACCCGCGCAGCGCGACCTCGAGCGGCCAGGCGCTGTTCGCGGGCGAGGATCTTCTGCAGGCGAGCGCCCACCGGCTGCGCGAGCTGCGCGGATCGAAGATCGCGATGATCTTCCAGGATCCGATGACCTCGCTGAACCCGGTCAAGACGATCGGGTGGCAGCTCGTCGAGGCGGTGCTGCTGCACCACGACATCTCCAGGAAGGAGGCGCGTGAGCGCGCGCTGAACGCCCTCGTCGAGGTCGGCATCCCGCGCCCCGAGAAGCGGATCGACGACTACCCGCACCAGTTCTCCGGCGGCATGCGCCAGCGCGTGATGATCGCGATGGCGCTCATCAACGATCCCGCACTTCTCATCGCCGACGAGCCGACGACCGCGCTCGACGTGACGACGCAGGCCCAGATCCTCGAGCTGATGCGCATGCTGCAGGAGGAGCACGGCACGGCGATCATCATGATCACCCACGATCTCGGCGTCATCGCCGAGATCGCCGACGACGTCGCCGTCATGTACGCCGGGCGCATCGTCGAGGAGGCAGCGGTGACGGAGCTCTTCAACACGCCGCGCCATCCGTACACGTGGGGGCTGCTGGGATCGCTGCCGCGCATGGACGTCGAGACCGATCACCTCGTGCAGGTGCCGGGCCAGCCGCCTTCGCTGCTGACACCGCCGCCCGGCTGCCGCTTCCACCCGCGCTGCGCCTTCGCGATGAGCGTGTGCCACTCGAAGGCGCCGACGCTCACGACCGCGCCCGGCTCGCCCACCCATCTGGACGCGTGCTTTCTCGACGAGGGCGCGAAGACCCGTGAGGCGGAGCGCCTGCTGGCAGGTATGGGAGCGAGGGCCTCGTGA